Below is a window of Planctomycetia bacterium DNA.
TTTATCAACATATACAAGCCATTCCTAACCTGGGCTCTGCCGCGTAGGAACCTGGTCATGTGGATGTTCGCAGCATTGCTTATCCTGGCTGCTGGAATCTTTCCTGTTCAGGCTGTCGTTGGCATGGGTGCCTCTGATGCGGCGTGGAAAGTGGCCTTTTTGTCAGTTGTCTTCTTTGTCATTGCACTAACCGTCATCTCAACACGGCGATTACTCTGGCAAATCATCTCTTTTGTAACTCTGGTCCTGCTGGCTCTCGCGGTCTACCGGATTGACAAGAGCCACCGCATTGGGGTCGAGTTCATGCCACCCCTGGATGAGGGGAGCATCATGGACATGCCGGTAACGGTACCGCGTGCAAGTATCACGCAAGTGGCGGATGATTTGAAGCATCGCGATGGGCTGCTACGGAGCTTCCCCGAAGTAGAGTCGGTGATTGGTAAGGCTGGTCGAGCCGACACGCCTACTGATCCAGCACCGCTAGACATGGTGGAAACGTTCGTGAACTTTCGTCCGAAAGAACTCTGGCCCAGGAGGGTATTGCGGTTCGAGGATGCCAAGCGGCAGACACTGGAAGTCTTGGCAACCCTGGAAAGCAAAGGCTACCTAGTGCGAGCTCCGCACGAGGACGACAGAGACAACCTCGCCAATGATGCCTCGCAGAAGGCTTTGGAACGATTTGACGAAACGATGCGTGAGCTTGCCTTGCGGCGGTATAAGGAGGTCGAAACAGAGCTTGGCCCCATGCTCGTCCGTTTTGCTGCGACAGCGTCGCTACGGCGGTTCCGGGAGGCTGGTGAACTGCCAGAGGATTCAGCTGCAGTCCAATCAGCGCTGGATAGTTGGCTCAAGACAGCAGTGCCTGAATACGGACGATGGCTTTCCCGTTCTCTGAACCTCGACGAGGCAAATGCCCTGAGTAGTGACCTTGCCAAATACCTGCATGAACGAAAGCTGCTTGCTAACCCCGTTGACGCACTGGCATTACGGAATCCGTTCACTGCCCATCTTGGTCTCTACGGAATAGTTGCAGCCAGCTCTGTTCTCTTGATCCTGGCAACTTGGGTATTGCTGAAGCCTCGTTCCGCGTTCGTAGTTACTACACTCATACTTGCTGTAGCCGTGGGTGGCCTGGTTGCGGGCAAGGTTTTGAAGAATACACACTTGGACTACTTACTCGGCCAGGCCGGGGCGGGTTTTGGACAGAAGGAACCCACATTCGCAAGTGCTTTGCTAGCGGAAATCGAGGCGGAGCGAAGCCTTCGATGGCGGAAGTACGTTAAGGAGATCAACCACGAACTCATGGACCGTGGAGCCGAGATCTATACCTGGTATGCCCTTGAAGAGACTCTCAAGTCTGCACGTAGTTCGGGCTCGCTAGGGAATGCTCCTCATCGTGCTGCATCGGAGAAGTTCATGGACGAGGCTCTGCAGATTCAACTGGGCAAACCTGGTGGCACCGAATCACTGAAGCCCTTCGCTGTGATGCGAGAGGAGTTGGAAGGCCCGTTCCGCGGGCGGACGTTCCTTTGGCCTCGCAAGGGCGGCAAGGATGGCGACCTTGTTGCTGACGAGATGAACCGTGTAATGCAGGTGCCGGGCTGGAGCAACATCTTTACCATGCCGATCGTCAACCGCATCGACATGCTTTCGACAGGTGTGCGAACTGACATTGGTGTCAAGGTCTACGGACCCGACTTGGGAACAGTGGATCGAGTCTCCAAGGAAGTCGAGGCTGTACTGAAACCCTTGCGTGGGGCGAGCGATGTCATCGCCTCGCCCATTATGGGCAAGGGATACCTGGAAATCGAGGTCGATCGTGTAAAAGCAGCACGCTACGGTATCGCTGTTGAGGATGTACAGAGTGAAATCGAGGTAGCCCTGGGTGGGAAAGTGGTCACCTATACGGTGGAGAAAAGGGACCGTTTCCCTGTCCGCATTCGCTATGCCCGCACCTCCAGAGAGGATGAGTCGTCGGTTCGCAATTTACTGATTGCGGTAGGTATTCCAGGTGGTCCGACTGGAGATGCCATGGAAGCACCAACAGCCCCACGCGGAATGTCGCAGGGTCAGGGCACAGCCGGTGCGACAGGGACAGCCTCGACGGAACAAGGGCAACAGCATCGCGCTTCTCCGGACCACGTCGGCAAGGGGCGAGCGCTCATCCCATTGAGTGCTGTCGCCGACGTCCGTATCGTCGAAGGACCATCAATGATTCGTAGCGAAAACGGTAGGCTGCTTAACACCGTCACGCTGATGGTCCGTGGCCGGGACATGCTCGGATTCGTCGATGAGGCGCAGCGTGCCGTTACTCAAAAGGTGACGCTGCCGGAGGGGGTGAGCCTGGCATGGAGCGGGGAGTTCGAGCACCAGGTTCGTGCCGCACGGACACTTCGGTTTGTATTCCCGGCTGTCATAGCTCTGATCTTCGTGATGCTCTACCTAACCTACCAGGACTTCGCTGATGCCTCACTCATGATGCTGGCTGTACCGGAAGCGCTGGCGGGTGGAATCTTCTTCCTTTGGCTGTTCCCCAAAGTCATGCATGGCTGGTCGGCTCCACCTTGGGACTTCAGTGTCGCGGTGTGGGTTGGCTTCATTGCCTGCTTCGGCATGGCTACCGAAACTGGCATCATCATGCTCGTCTACCTGCGTGAGGCCATCGAAAGTCGCGGCGGGCTGGAGAAAATCAAATCACTGGAGGAACTCAGGCAGGCCGTCATCGAGGGTGCCGTCCATCGCCTCCGACCTAAGCTCCTCACAGAAGGTGTGGCTATCATCGCGATCTTCCCGATGGTCTTTGCGACGGGGGTAGGTGGGGAGATCCTCGCTCCCATGGCTCTGCCTGTTCTCGGCGGCCTGCTTATTGCTGACGAGGTTGTGGATATCTTCCTGCCAGTACGGTTCTATTGGGTACGGCGTGCTCGCTGGCTCAAGCTGCATGGTGACCAAACCGGCTTGAACACTCTATCCAACTAATCACTGCGTTCACATGTAATCGAAAACGACAAAACTCCTCAAGCGAACACAACACTATGAAGACCACCGTCAACGTTCCTGGTGTAACCTGTGGCGGGTGTGTAGAAACTATCGAAGGTGCTCTTAGTAAAGTCCCTGGTGTTTCGACCGCCAAGGTGGACTTGGAACGCAAGCTCGTTGAAATTGAACACGACCCAGCTACCACTCCTTCGCAACTGTTGAAGGCCATTAAACAGGCGGGCTATCAAGGGGAACTTCCCGGTCACTCACATCATGCCACCTCGCACTCCACTACCCCAGGCGTCATCGACCCAGTGTGCGGAATGACGATCAACCCGGCCAAGGCGAAAGGGACCAGCGAATACCATGGAAAGAAGTATCACTTTTGTTCAGCTCGATGTAAGGAGCGCTTCGACGCCGATCCGGCTCGTTACACGTCAGCCGCTCCAGCTGAACTGACTAACACAACAGGGTCAGTGGCTGTTCACCGCAAACATGAAGCACACCCGGGTAAGTATACCTGTCCGATGTGTCCGGACGTTGCGGAAGATAAACCAGGCCCATGTCCTACCTGTGGAATGGCCCTCGATCCGCCATTAGTTGCCTCCGGCACTGTGAAGTACACTTGTCCGATGCACCCTGAGATCGTCCGGGACGGGCCTGGTTCCTGTCCGATCTGTGGCATG
It encodes the following:
- a CDS encoding efflux RND transporter permease subunit codes for the protein MIEKIIEYSIRNRFVVLIVAAALAVGGLYAMLDTPIDAIPDLSENQVIVFTDWMGRSPREIEDQVTYPLSRKLQGLAGVRAVRSSSEFNFSMITLIFEDNVGYYFARQRVTEKLSQANTFLPTGVVPYLAPDATALGQIFWYTVEASPTNPVDQQRLWALNKFYVLPQLNSAAGVAEVATVGGTPVEYQVDVRPEALRAYGVTLSDLYGAVARSNSPAGGGVIQKNNAEYIVRGIGWIRDKRDIEDTIVKEVGGTPILVKHVATVQLGTQFRRSVFEKDGNEAVGGVVLMRHGENPLAITDRVKEKITELQPGLPKGVRIVPAYDRTRLIKGAIHTLTDVMWHEMVIAAVAIMLILTHLRSVFVICVTLPLSVLFSFLLMWLLRKAGIIDIQANIMSLAGITISIGILVDQAIVMTENATHTLKARFGNRPVTGDIRDLVIPACRLVGRPIFFSVLIMLISFIPVFMLSGREGKYFHPLAFTKSFAMIGVALISVTVVPALIPTFLKGRLKSEEENWIVRSFINIYKPFLTWALPRRNLVMWMFAALLILAAGIFPVQAVVGMGASDAAWKVAFLSVVFFVIALTVISTRRLLWQIISFVTLVLLALAVYRIDKSHRIGVEFMPPLDEGSIMDMPVTVPRASITQVADDLKHRDGLLRSFPEVESVIGKAGRADTPTDPAPLDMVETFVNFRPKELWPRRVLRFEDAKRQTLEVLATLESKGYLVRAPHEDDRDNLANDASQKALERFDETMRELALRRYKEVETELGPMLVRFAATASLRRFREAGELPEDSAAVQSALDSWLKTAVPEYGRWLSRSLNLDEANALSSDLAKYLHERKLLANPVDALALRNPFTAHLGLYGIVAASSVLLILATWVLLKPRSAFVVTTLILAVAVGGLVAGKVLKNTHLDYLLGQAGAGFGQKEPTFASALLAEIEAERSLRWRKYVKEINHELMDRGAEIYTWYALEETLKSARSSGSLGNAPHRAASEKFMDEALQIQLGKPGGTESLKPFAVMREELEGPFRGRTFLWPRKGGKDGDLVADEMNRVMQVPGWSNIFTMPIVNRIDMLSTGVRTDIGVKVYGPDLGTVDRVSKEVEAVLKPLRGASDVIASPIMGKGYLEIEVDRVKAARYGIAVEDVQSEIEVALGGKVVTYTVEKRDRFPVRIRYARTSREDESSVRNLLIAVGIPGGPTGDAMEAPTAPRGMSQGQGTAGATGTASTEQGQQHRASPDHVGKGRALIPLSAVADVRIVEGPSMIRSENGRLLNTVTLMVRGRDMLGFVDEAQRAVTQKVTLPEGVSLAWSGEFEHQVRAARTLRFVFPAVIALIFVMLYLTYQDFADASLMMLAVPEALAGGIFFLWLFPKVMHGWSAPPWDFSVAVWVGFIACFGMATETGIIMLVYLREAIESRGGLEKIKSLEELRQAVIEGAVHRLRPKLLTEGVAIIAIFPMVFATGVGGEILAPMALPVLGGLLIADEVVDIFLPVRFYWVRRARWLKLHGDQTGLNTLSN